A stretch of Deinococcus sedimenti DNA encodes these proteins:
- the minD gene encoding septum site-determining protein MinD, translating to MNAKVIVVTSGKGGVGKTTTTANIGAALAKLGEKVAVIDVDVGLRNLDVVMGLESRVVFDLVDVLEGKCRMSQALIRDKRVENLFLLPASQTRDKDALDPEVFKTVVRDLVENEGFNRILIDSPAGIESGFRTAAAPAEGALVVVNPEVSSVRDADRIIGLLEAQQVNEIRLVINRLRPKMVASGNMLSEADILDILGVKPIGIIPEDEGIIVSTNVGEPAVLGKTKAGEAFMATARRLKGEDIPYPKFEEDRGFLAALRRLFGGA from the coding sequence ATGAATGCCAAGGTGATTGTCGTCACGTCCGGGAAGGGGGGCGTGGGCAAAACCACGACCACCGCAAATATTGGAGCGGCCCTCGCGAAGCTCGGCGAGAAGGTCGCCGTGATCGACGTGGACGTGGGTCTGCGCAACCTCGACGTGGTGATGGGCCTCGAATCCCGGGTGGTGTTCGACCTGGTGGACGTGCTGGAGGGCAAGTGCCGCATGAGTCAGGCGCTGATCCGCGACAAGCGCGTGGAGAACCTGTTCCTGCTGCCCGCTTCTCAGACGCGCGACAAGGACGCCCTGGATCCCGAGGTGTTCAAGACGGTGGTGCGGGACCTGGTGGAGAACGAGGGCTTCAACCGCATCCTGATCGACTCCCCGGCGGGCATCGAGTCGGGCTTCAGGACGGCGGCGGCGCCGGCCGAGGGGGCGCTGGTCGTGGTGAACCCCGAGGTGTCGAGCGTGCGCGACGCGGACCGCATCATCGGGCTGCTGGAGGCGCAGCAGGTCAACGAGATCCGGCTGGTCATCAACCGCCTGCGGCCGAAGATGGTCGCGAGCGGGAACATGCTGTCGGAGGCGGACATCCTGGACATCCTGGGCGTGAAGCCGATCGGGATCATCCCGGAGGACGAGGGGATCATCGTGAGTACGAACGTCGGGGAGCCGGCGGTGCTCGGGAAGACGAAGGCGGGCGAGGCGTTCATGGCGACGGCGCGGCGCCTGAAGGGTGAGGACATCCCGTATCCGAAGTTCGAGGAGGACCGGGGTTTCCTGGCGGCGCTGCGCCGCCTATTCGGGGGGGCCTGA
- a CDS encoding S41 family peptidase — protein MNATQSPVTALSFLRVARTAGLTALLLGAGMAPAHAQGVVSPAQDLFNRANQLIQNEYGGLSTVDRAALTREYQERLDNVCRPTPDTCAEAKAYPVLEAELTALGDEHSFFQTPEDYRDFRASVTGGNRLQFGVKLGALDGQNRVVTEVVPGSAAEEAGLRRGDVLLTIDGQPYTYENLRAAREQGRTITLGSERLGTPLTLTITARESSTVDLPRLSFVPASAAEAAVIRIPTFLSGGGVAQRVHDLVGQAQARGATGVIVDLRGNTGGSLAECDSAVSAFVPSLTRLARSADGNARTVVSRGTRLEDGRIAGGVRNPNLWTGPMAVLVDEGSASCSEFFAFEIQHARRGPVLGEQTAGVGNTATRVFPVGEGALQLTILNYAKPDGTPYPVSVTPDVVREQNEATTRELTRGVDSLLGAGVDALSGAPTLGLNPFGRP, from the coding sequence ATGAACGCCACACAGAGCCCGGTGACTGCCCTGTCCTTCCTCCGCGTCGCGCGCACGGCGGGCCTCACGGCGCTGCTGCTGGGCGCCGGCATGGCCCCCGCCCACGCGCAGGGCGTGGTGTCGCCCGCGCAGGACCTCTTCAACCGCGCCAATCAGCTCATCCAGAACGAGTACGGCGGGCTGTCCACCGTGGACCGCGCCGCGCTGACCCGCGAGTACCAGGAGCGGCTCGACAACGTGTGCAGACCCACCCCCGACACCTGCGCAGAAGCGAAGGCGTACCCGGTGCTGGAAGCGGAACTGACCGCGCTGGGCGACGAGCACTCCTTCTTCCAGACGCCCGAGGACTACCGGGACTTCCGGGCCAGCGTCACCGGCGGCAACCGGCTGCAGTTCGGCGTGAAGCTGGGCGCGCTGGACGGCCAGAACCGCGTCGTGACCGAGGTCGTGCCCGGCAGCGCCGCCGAGGAGGCCGGCCTGAGGCGCGGGGACGTGCTGCTGACCATCGACGGGCAGCCGTACACCTACGAGAACCTGCGGGCCGCGCGCGAACAGGGGCGCACCATCACGCTGGGCAGCGAGCGGCTGGGCACCCCCCTGACCCTGACCATCACTGCGCGCGAGAGCAGCACCGTGGACCTGCCGCGCCTGAGCTTCGTGCCCGCCAGCGCGGCCGAGGCCGCCGTGATCCGCATACCGACCTTCCTGTCCGGCGGGGGCGTCGCGCAGCGCGTGCATGATCTGGTCGGGCAGGCGCAGGCGCGCGGCGCGACCGGCGTGATCGTGGACCTGCGCGGCAACACGGGCGGCAGCCTCGCCGAGTGCGACAGTGCCGTCAGTGCCTTCGTGCCCAGCCTGACCCGACTGGCCCGCAGCGCCGACGGGAACGCCCGCACGGTCGTGAGTCGCGGCACCCGCCTGGAAGACGGCCGCATTGCGGGCGGTGTGCGCAACCCGAACCTGTGGACCGGACCGATGGCGGTGCTGGTGGATGAGGGGAGCGCGTCGTGCAGCGAGTTCTTCGCATTCGAGATCCAGCACGCGCGGCGTGGCCCGGTCCTGGGCGAGCAGACCGCCGGGGTGGGCAACACCGCCACCCGCGTCTTCCCGGTGGGCGAGGGCGCGCTACAGCTGACCATCCTGAACTACGCTAAACCCGACGGCACGCCCTACCCCGTGAGTGTCACGCCGGACGTGGTGCGCGAGCAGAACGAGGCCACCACCCGCGAACTCACGCGCGGCGTGGACAGCCTGCTGGGCGCCGGGGTGGACGCCCTGAGCGGCGCGCCCACCCTGGGCCTGAACCCCTTCGGGCGGCCCTGA
- a CDS encoding cytochrome P450, which produces MTTAASSPSPSVTPVAPGLPLIGSLLPMMRDSEAFLTTQAARLGPCFRVRVLNQSMVVLAGPAAAQVMTDNTGEVDAWRVWEGIIREFGGRQVLTMLEGPDHLAYRAAARAGFAKGRVLEGLPQVVALTREALDRTAPGEVLRVVPFAQRLVADCIGTLTLGRTPGAHLTDFITYWHTQLAVHLIGSARPAALRRADYLRAKASARAFAQEVLHQDSGEQPSSYVRDLRRLRDARPDLMNDEELLFMMLIPYVAGLDTVVNVLSLTLYELYRRPEVLARVQAEARPVVEAGLPAERLRDLKVLHAAVLEVMRLYPIANILPRYATRDFTVQGHAVRQGERLLMALATSQRDPALFRNPEQFDVDRFLPPRSEHRQKGAFQPYGAGAHTCLGAGMAEALLSSVLAVTVTHGQFELFPQTFRMKPFHSANLSPDGRLSLRRTS; this is translated from the coding sequence ATGACCACGGCCGCGTCCTCTCCTTCTCCTTCCGTCACTCCGGTCGCGCCGGGCCTGCCCCTGATCGGGAGTCTGCTGCCCATGATGCGGGACAGCGAGGCTTTCCTGACGACCCAGGCGGCGCGGCTGGGGCCGTGTTTCCGGGTGCGGGTGCTGAATCAGTCCATGGTGGTGCTGGCCGGTCCGGCCGCCGCGCAGGTCATGACCGACAACACGGGCGAGGTGGATGCGTGGCGCGTCTGGGAGGGCATCATCCGTGAGTTCGGCGGGCGGCAGGTCCTGACCATGCTGGAGGGTCCGGATCACCTCGCCTACCGCGCGGCGGCCCGGGCAGGATTCGCGAAGGGGCGCGTGCTGGAGGGCCTGCCGCAGGTGGTCGCCCTGACCCGTGAGGCGCTGGACCGCACGGCGCCGGGCGAGGTGCTGCGGGTCGTGCCGTTCGCGCAGCGGCTCGTGGCGGACTGCATCGGCACGCTGACGCTGGGCCGCACGCCGGGCGCGCACCTGACGGACTTCATCACGTACTGGCACACGCAACTGGCGGTGCACCTGATCGGCTCGGCGCGTCCCGCGGCGCTGCGCCGGGCGGATTACCTGCGCGCGAAGGCCAGCGCCCGCGCGTTCGCTCAGGAGGTGCTGCATCAGGACAGCGGTGAGCAGCCCTCCAGTTACGTGCGTGACCTGCGCCGCCTGCGGGACGCCCGCCCGGACCTGATGAACGACGAGGAACTGCTGTTCATGATGCTGATTCCCTACGTGGCCGGGCTGGACACGGTCGTGAACGTCCTGTCCCTGACGCTGTACGAACTGTACCGGCGGCCCGAGGTGCTGGCGCGGGTGCAGGCCGAGGCGCGGCCCGTCGTGGAGGCCGGACTGCCCGCCGAGCGCCTGCGGGACCTGAAGGTCCTGCACGCCGCCGTGCTGGAGGTCATGCGGCTGTACCCCATCGCGAACATCCTGCCGCGGTACGCCACGCGGGACTTCACCGTGCAGGGGCACGCGGTGCGGCAGGGCGAGCGGCTCCTGATGGCGCTGGCCACCTCGCAGCGTGACCCGGCGCTGTTCAGGAACCCGGAGCAGTTCGACGTGGACCGCTTCCTGCCGCCCCGCAGCGAGCACCGGCAGAAGGGCGCGTTCCAGCCGTACGGGGCGGGCGCGCACACCTGCCTGGGGGCGGGCATGGCCGAGGCGCTCCTGTCGTCGGTGCTGGCGGTGACCGTCACGCACGGCCAGTTCGAGCTGTTTCCACAGACCTTCCGCATGAAACCCTTCCACTCCGCGAACCTGTCCCCGGACGGCCGCCTGAGCCTGCGCCGCACGTCGTAG
- a CDS encoding aldo/keto reductase family protein, with product MEYRNLGRSGLKVSEVALGGWETYGINQDASAMVREIVTAAYDGGVNFFDQADIYAKGRSEELMGAALKEFPRHTLVISSKVYWPMSDDVNDRGLSRKHVLHSIDGSLKRLGTDHLDIYFAHRYDPDVPMEEIVMAFDQVIRDGKALYWGTSMWPAARIAQAVEFAKANGLHAPVTEQPEYSMVRRDRVEGEILPYTESAGVGLVVWSPLAMGLLTGKYDAGKPEGARLTEKENWGKNFLTEENIQKVRDLKPIADDLGITRAQLALAWILRQKGVSSVITGATKVQQIEDTVKAAGVRLSSDVIEQIESILGR from the coding sequence ATGGAATACCGGAACCTCGGCAGGAGTGGTCTGAAGGTCAGTGAAGTCGCCCTGGGCGGCTGGGAGACGTACGGCATCAACCAGGACGCCTCCGCGATGGTGCGCGAGATCGTCACCGCCGCGTACGACGGCGGCGTGAACTTCTTCGATCAGGCCGACATCTACGCCAAGGGCCGCAGCGAGGAACTCATGGGCGCCGCCCTGAAGGAATTCCCCCGTCACACGCTGGTCATCAGCTCGAAGGTGTACTGGCCGATGAGCGACGACGTGAACGACCGCGGCCTGAGCCGCAAGCACGTCCTGCACAGCATCGACGGCAGCCTGAAGCGACTGGGCACCGATCACCTCGACATCTACTTCGCGCACCGCTACGACCCGGACGTGCCCATGGAGGAGATCGTCATGGCCTTCGATCAGGTCATCCGCGACGGCAAGGCGCTGTACTGGGGGACGAGCATGTGGCCCGCGGCGCGCATCGCGCAGGCGGTCGAGTTCGCGAAGGCCAACGGCCTGCACGCGCCCGTCACCGAGCAGCCCGAGTACTCCATGGTCCGCCGCGACCGCGTCGAGGGCGAGATCCTGCCCTACACGGAAAGCGCGGGCGTGGGTCTGGTCGTCTGGAGCCCCCTGGCGATGGGCCTGCTGACCGGCAAGTACGACGCGGGCAAACCCGAGGGTGCCCGCCTGACCGAGAAGGAGAACTGGGGCAAGAACTTCCTGACGGAAGAGAACATCCAGAAGGTCCGCGACCTGAAACCCATCGCGGACGACCTGGGAATCACCCGCGCGCAGCTGGCCCTCGCGTGGATCCTGCGGCAGAAGGGCGTGAGCAGCGTCATCACGGGCGCCACGAAGGTCCAGCAGATCGAGGACACCGTGAAGGCCGCGGGCGTGCGCCTGAGCAGCGACGTGATCGAGCAGATCGAGAGCATCCTCGGGCGCTGA
- a CDS encoding dihydrofolate reductase family protein: MTTFRVFIATSLDGFIARPDGRLDWLPGATPDGVPMPAGEDHGFFAFMAGAEVVVMGRATFETVRAFRPWPYAGKRLIVLSRTLTAADIPEDLRGEGVEVHPGPVEALAADLRGQGVGGVYVDGGQTVQAFLRAGLIEELIVTRVPVLLGEGIPLFGPLGGDVWLEHLGSRAFPSGLVQDSYRVRR, encoded by the coding sequence ATGACGACGTTTCGTGTGTTCATCGCCACCAGCCTGGATGGCTTCATCGCGCGGCCCGACGGGCGGCTGGACTGGCTGCCGGGGGCGACGCCGGACGGGGTGCCCATGCCTGCCGGGGAGGATCACGGTTTCTTCGCGTTCATGGCGGGCGCGGAGGTGGTGGTGATGGGCCGCGCGACGTTCGAGACCGTGCGGGCGTTCCGTCCGTGGCCGTACGCGGGCAAGCGGCTGATCGTGCTGAGCCGCACCCTGACGGCGGCGGACATTCCGGAGGACCTGCGGGGCGAGGGGGTGGAGGTGCATCCGGGGCCGGTGGAGGCGCTGGCAGCGGACCTGCGCGGGCAGGGCGTGGGGGGCGTGTACGTGGATGGCGGGCAGACGGTGCAGGCGTTCCTGCGCGCGGGACTGATCGAGGAGTTGATCGTGACGCGCGTGCCGGTGCTGCTGGGCGAGGGGATCCCTCTGTTCGGCCCGCTGGGCGGGGACGTGTGGCTGGAGCATCTGGGCTCGCGGGCGTTCCCGTCGGGGCTGGTGCAGGACTCGTACCGGGTGCGCCGCTGA
- a CDS encoding FtsW/RodA/SpoVE family cell cycle protein, giving the protein MKYDLRFPVIIVLLLVAGLMTVSTAALSPRASEGIFVKQMLGVLLALVPLGVLWWAGRDRIYRFAPHLFGLALLLQASTFVIGKEVNGQKNWIMLGPLQFQPLEITKLALILMLALVLRGGFRGLPTYARALAVFLPALALVVVNDFGGAMVLSVMFAVMLLAARMPWWHAALAVLAVSVAVPTVLFPHLEPYQQKRLTIFVNPYEDPRGAGYQVIQSIIAVGSGGVEGKGYKQGSQSHNGFLPEAHTDFAFSTWAEEQGLVGALGVLVLYGALFWGLAGMAAQSPRLQDQVLFAGILGQIGFQVIENIGAALSVLPLTGITLPLISYGLSSLVSTLTTLGVAYVVYRDRFDGQI; this is encoded by the coding sequence GTGAAGTACGACCTGCGTTTTCCCGTGATCATCGTGCTGCTGCTGGTGGCGGGCCTGATGACCGTCAGCACGGCGGCCCTGTCGCCGCGCGCGTCAGAGGGCATCTTCGTGAAGCAGATGCTGGGCGTGCTGCTGGCGCTGGTGCCGCTGGGGGTGCTGTGGTGGGCGGGCCGGGACCGCATCTACCGGTTCGCGCCGCACCTGTTCGGGCTGGCGCTGCTGCTGCAGGCGAGCACGTTCGTGATCGGCAAGGAAGTGAACGGGCAGAAGAACTGGATCATGCTGGGGCCGTTGCAATTCCAGCCGCTGGAGATCACGAAGCTGGCCCTGATCCTGATGCTGGCGCTGGTGCTGCGCGGGGGTTTCCGGGGGCTGCCGACGTACGCGCGGGCGCTGGCGGTGTTCCTGCCGGCGCTGGCGCTGGTGGTCGTGAACGATTTCGGTGGGGCGATGGTCCTGAGCGTGATGTTCGCGGTGATGCTGCTCGCGGCGCGGATGCCGTGGTGGCACGCGGCGCTGGCGGTGCTGGCGGTCAGCGTGGCGGTGCCGACGGTGCTGTTTCCTCACCTGGAGCCGTACCAGCAGAAGCGCCTGACGATCTTCGTGAATCCGTACGAGGATCCGCGCGGGGCGGGGTATCAGGTGATTCAGAGCATCATCGCGGTCGGGTCGGGCGGCGTGGAGGGCAAGGGGTACAAGCAGGGGAGTCAGTCGCACAACGGGTTCCTGCCGGAGGCGCACACGGATTTCGCGTTCAGTACCTGGGCGGAGGAGCAGGGGCTGGTGGGGGCGCTGGGCGTGCTGGTGCTGTACGGGGCGCTGTTCTGGGGGCTGGCGGGCATGGCGGCGCAGTCGCCGAGACTGCAGGATCAGGTACTGTTCGCGGGCATCCTGGGGCAGATCGGGTTTCAGGTGATCGAGAACATCGGCGCGGCCCTGAGTGTGCTGCCGCTGACGGGGATCACCCTGCCGCTGATCAGTTACGGCCTGAGCAGTCTGGTGTCCACCCTGACGACGCTGGGCGTGGCGTACGTCGTGTACCGCGACCGTTTCGACGGGCAGATCTGA
- the rimO gene encoding 30S ribosomal protein S12 methylthiotransferase RimO, producing the protein MTEAVKPATAGARKVGFISLGCPKALVDSERILTQLRVEGYEVAPSYEDADAVIVNTCGFITPAVEESLNAIGEALDATGKVIVTGCLGERPEKIMERHPKVAAITGSEAVDDVMGHVRTLLPIETDAFTGLLPVAAPGMRAGAEQPAREDTRHGDVFAPSVKLTPRHYAYVKIAEGCNHTCSFCIIPKLRGLQVSRDAGAVLYESFRLIAGGTKELMIISQDTSAYGVDVRYRESEFQGEQVRAHLTDLAVKLGEMGAWVRMHYVYPYPHVEKIVELMAQGKILPYLDVPLQHASPKVLRAMRRPGAGKQLDTIRRWREICPELVIRSTFIVGFPGETEADFQELLTFLEDARLDRVGAFAYSDVEEADANALPGAVPQEVKEERLARFMEVAQRISAEKLAEKVGTVMDVIIDEFNDDEDDQPGTKLIGRTKGDAPGIDGQVYVYAADFAGAVKIGDIVRVRIEDSDEYDLYGEVVETPAWRPNVPQLGHFGKH; encoded by the coding sequence ATGACGGAAGCAGTGAAGCCCGCCACGGCGGGCGCGAGGAAGGTGGGGTTCATCAGCCTGGGGTGCCCGAAGGCGCTGGTGGACAGCGAGCGGATCCTGACGCAGCTGCGCGTCGAGGGGTACGAGGTCGCGCCCAGTTACGAGGACGCCGACGCCGTGATCGTGAACACGTGTGGGTTCATCACGCCTGCCGTGGAGGAATCCCTGAACGCGATCGGCGAGGCGCTGGACGCGACGGGGAAGGTCATCGTGACCGGCTGCCTGGGTGAACGCCCGGAGAAGATCATGGAGCGCCATCCGAAGGTCGCGGCCATCACCGGCAGCGAGGCGGTGGATGACGTGATGGGGCACGTGCGGACCCTGCTGCCCATCGAGACGGACGCGTTCACGGGTCTGCTGCCGGTCGCGGCGCCCGGCATGCGCGCCGGGGCGGAACAGCCCGCCCGGGAGGACACCCGGCATGGGGACGTGTTCGCGCCCAGCGTGAAGCTCACGCCGCGTCACTACGCGTACGTGAAGATCGCCGAGGGCTGCAACCACACCTGCTCGTTCTGCATCATCCCGAAACTGCGCGGCCTGCAGGTGTCGCGGGATGCGGGCGCGGTGCTGTACGAGTCGTTCCGGTTGATCGCGGGCGGCACGAAGGAACTCATGATCATCAGCCAGGACACCAGCGCGTACGGCGTGGACGTCCGCTACCGCGAGTCCGAATTCCAGGGTGAGCAGGTCCGCGCGCACCTGACGGACCTCGCCGTGAAGCTCGGGGAGATGGGCGCGTGGGTGCGCATGCACTACGTGTACCCGTACCCGCACGTCGAGAAGATCGTGGAACTCATGGCGCAGGGCAAGATCCTCCCGTACCTGGACGTGCCGCTGCAGCACGCCAGCCCGAAGGTGCTGCGCGCCATGCGCCGCCCCGGCGCGGGCAAGCAGCTGGACACCATCCGCCGCTGGCGCGAGATCTGCCCGGAACTCGTGATCCGCTCGACGTTCATCGTGGGCTTCCCCGGCGAGACGGAAGCGGACTTCCAGGAGCTGCTGACGTTCCTGGAGGACGCCCGCCTGGACCGCGTGGGCGCCTTCGCGTACAGCGACGTCGAGGAGGCGGACGCGAACGCGCTGCCCGGCGCGGTGCCACAGGAGGTCAAGGAGGAGCGCCTCGCGCGCTTCATGGAGGTCGCGCAGCGCATCAGCGCCGAGAAGCTCGCGGAGAAGGTCGGCACCGTCATGGACGTGATCATCGACGAGTTCAACGACGACGAGGACGACCAGCCCGGCACGAAGCTGATCGGCCGCACGAAGGGCGACGCGCCCGGCATCGACGGGCAGGTGTACGTGTACGCCGCCGACTTCGCCGGAGCCGTGAAGATCGGGGACATCGTCCGAGTGCGCATCGAGGACAGCGACGAGTACGACCTGTACGGCGAGGTCGTCGAGACGCCCGCGTGGCGCCCCAACGTGCCGCAGCTGGGGCACTTCGGCAAGCACTGA
- a CDS encoding alpha/beta fold hydrolase, with protein MKKTALALLTLTTTLVACKPPQAPDPLAPFTGQKLNWTTCDPTVLGSDDTKLFATLGNRLSCADLSVPLDWSKPTAGKASVSLIRYAAEDSKKRQGSIFFNPGGPGGDGLAFAPLFGFYWSNSVIDTPAAENLKTMTQQFDLIGFSPRGVGASTRLNCGTNELGAPIRPPATDRSEANVQAMIREGKLVALACQKNPITPFVNTDATARDLNLARQLMGDQKLNYIGYSYGTWLGSWYAKLFPEHTGRMLLDGNTSFNAPFEETFGYQPMAFERDFRDAVAPYLARQNAYFGLGATGADVYAAQNALEANLRFITSRYIAQFMYGRDNLPLIGVVLKPATVLSGLIKANPTATPDQLAALALKQTYFPDAETNDLAKQAALTFLRVRETVRNPVPTPVELDASSSVFTAVTCNDTAWTTDLSAARARDEQDAKAYPLLGGSSVANACYQWKGGPSVKQPAIPANMPPVLMLQNELDPATAQEGALKALNSTPSAKMIFIDDEPQHAAFPYGTACVDTPITEYFLTGKMPADKLSTCAALPLPGEKTVVPVKTLNVQSGALCFAQPNLSSLSLREQRLSYAQLEMRRIIDRTTQGLLAGRTLRPDLNGQLTVRDCQ; from the coding sequence ATGAAGAAAACGGCTCTTGCCCTGCTGACCCTGACGACCACCCTCGTCGCCTGCAAACCCCCTCAGGCCCCGGACCCTCTGGCCCCCTTCACCGGCCAGAAACTGAACTGGACGACCTGCGACCCCACCGTGCTGGGAAGTGACGACACGAAGCTGTTCGCCACTCTGGGCAACCGCCTGAGCTGCGCCGACCTCAGCGTCCCGCTGGACTGGTCGAAGCCCACCGCCGGAAAGGCCAGCGTGTCCCTGATCCGCTACGCGGCCGAGGACAGCAAGAAGCGTCAGGGCTCAATCTTCTTCAACCCCGGCGGCCCCGGCGGGGACGGCCTGGCCTTCGCTCCTCTGTTCGGCTTCTACTGGTCAAACAGCGTCATCGACACGCCTGCGGCTGAGAACCTGAAAACCATGACTCAGCAGTTCGACCTGATCGGCTTCTCCCCGCGCGGCGTGGGCGCCAGCACCCGCCTGAACTGCGGGACTAACGAACTGGGCGCCCCCATCCGCCCCCCCGCCACGGACCGCAGCGAGGCGAACGTCCAGGCGATGATCCGCGAAGGGAAACTGGTCGCCCTGGCCTGCCAGAAAAACCCCATCACGCCCTTCGTGAACACCGACGCCACCGCCCGTGACCTGAACCTCGCGCGGCAGCTCATGGGCGACCAGAAACTGAACTACATCGGGTACTCGTACGGCACGTGGCTGGGCTCCTGGTACGCCAAGCTGTTCCCCGAGCACACCGGACGCATGCTGCTTGACGGCAACACGTCCTTCAACGCGCCCTTCGAGGAAACCTTCGGCTACCAGCCCATGGCCTTCGAACGGGACTTCCGCGACGCGGTCGCCCCGTACCTGGCGAGGCAGAACGCGTACTTCGGGCTGGGCGCCACCGGGGCCGACGTGTACGCTGCGCAGAACGCACTGGAAGCGAACCTGCGCTTCATCACCAGCCGCTACATCGCGCAGTTCATGTACGGCCGCGACAACCTGCCCCTGATCGGCGTCGTCCTGAAGCCCGCCACCGTGCTCAGTGGTCTGATCAAGGCCAACCCCACCGCCACGCCCGACCAGCTGGCCGCCCTGGCCCTGAAGCAGACGTACTTCCCTGACGCCGAGACCAACGACCTGGCCAAGCAGGCGGCTCTGACGTTCCTCCGAGTCCGTGAGACCGTGCGCAACCCCGTGCCGACCCCCGTCGAACTGGACGCTTCCTCCTCCGTGTTCACCGCCGTCACCTGTAACGACACCGCCTGGACCACCGACCTGAGCGCCGCCCGCGCCCGCGACGAGCAGGACGCCAAGGCGTACCCGCTTCTGGGCGGATCCTCGGTCGCCAACGCCTGCTACCAGTGGAAGGGTGGTCCCAGCGTCAAGCAGCCCGCCATTCCCGCGAACATGCCGCCCGTCCTGATGCTCCAGAACGAACTGGATCCTGCCACCGCGCAGGAAGGCGCGCTGAAGGCCCTGAACAGCACGCCCAGCGCGAAGATGATCTTCATCGACGACGAGCCGCAGCACGCCGCGTTCCCGTACGGCACCGCCTGCGTGGATACGCCCATCACCGAGTACTTCCTGACCGGCAAGATGCCTGCGGACAAGTTGAGCACCTGCGCGGCCCTGCCGCTGCCCGGCGAGAAGACCGTGGTGCCCGTCAAGACCCTGAACGTGCAGAGCGGCGCGCTGTGCTTCGCGCAGCCCAACCTGAGCAGCCTCTCGCTGCGCGAGCAGCGTCTGAGCTACGCCCAGCTGGAGATGCGCCGCATCATCGACCGCACTACCCAGGGCCTGCTGGCGGGCCGCACGCTCCGCCCGGATCTGAACGGTCAGCTGACCGTCCGCGACTGCCAGTAA
- a CDS encoding M20/M25/M40 family metallo-hydrolase — translation MPLTYLTRIAQTPAPTFHEERRADLIAGLWTDLGYAVERDEVGNVLTRLTPPGTEGLPALLLASHLDTVFDADTDVTVREEGGRLVGPGVGDNSASLAVMTALLRDLRERPLTLRRPLWIAANVGEEGLGDLRGAKHLIRTHRPQLGAFLAVDGYLGIAVTRAVGVRRYRATFAGPGGHSWGDQAPSALHALGRAISALYALHLPVNPRTTLNVGVASGGTSVNSIAGTADLLLDLRSLDGEVLSDLDRRAVAALHAAAREAGVKLHLERVGDRPGGDLRGEALLDLVRDASREGRVDLRVASSSTDANAAVPHDLPALAAGVYRGGNAHRTDEWVQASSLAPGLKFLRRVVELYQRRPVR, via the coding sequence ATGCCCCTGACGTACCTCACCCGCATCGCCCAGACGCCCGCCCCGACCTTCCACGAGGAGCGGCGCGCGGACCTGATCGCGGGCCTGTGGACGGACCTGGGCTACGCGGTCGAACGGGACGAGGTCGGGAACGTCCTGACGCGCCTCACGCCCCCCGGCACCGAGGGCCTCCCGGCGCTGCTGCTCGCCTCGCACCTCGACACCGTGTTCGACGCGGACACCGACGTGACCGTCCGCGAGGAAGGCGGGCGGCTGGTGGGGCCGGGCGTGGGGGACAACAGCGCCAGCCTCGCCGTCATGACCGCGCTGCTGCGCGACCTGCGCGAGCGGCCCCTGACCCTGCGCCGCCCGCTGTGGATCGCCGCGAACGTCGGCGAGGAGGGCCTGGGCGACCTGCGCGGCGCCAAGCACCTGATCCGCACGCACCGGCCGCAGCTGGGCGCGTTCCTGGCGGTGGACGGCTACCTGGGCATCGCCGTGACCCGCGCCGTGGGCGTGCGCCGCTACCGCGCCACGTTCGCCGGCCCCGGCGGGCACTCCTGGGGGGATCAGGCGCCCAGCGCCCTGCACGCCCTGGGCCGCGCGATCAGCGCGCTGTACGCCCTGCACCTGCCCGTGAACCCGCGCACCACCCTGAACGTCGGCGTCGCGTCGGGCGGCACCAGCGTGAACTCCATCGCGGGCACCGCCGACCTGCTCCTTGACCTGCGCTCCCTGGACGGCGAGGTCCTGAGCGATCTGGACCGCCGCGCCGTGGCGGCCCTGCACGCCGCTGCGCGCGAGGCCGGGGTGAAACTGCATCTGGAACGCGTCGGGGACCGGCCCGGCGGGGACCTACGCGGCGAGGCGCTGCTGGACCTCGTGCGGGACGCCAGCCGCGAGGGCCGCGTCGACCTGCGCGTGGCGAGCAGCAGCACCGACGCGAACGCCGCCGTTCCGCACGACCTGCCGGCCCTGGCCGCCGGGGTGTACCGCGGCGGGAACGCGCACCGCACCGACGAGTGGGTGCAGGCCAGCAGCCTCGCGCCGGGTCTGAAGTTCCTGCGGCGCGTCGTCGAACTGTACCAGCGCCGACCCGTCCGCTGA
- the minE gene encoding cell division topological specificity factor MinE — MFSWMKRGRSKETLKDRLELVLAYDRAQIPPGKVDALRNDLLEVVKRYFPAGNSSVEIEQRGDMVVLMANIPLDEPPAGGRAR, encoded by the coding sequence ATGTTCTCGTGGATGAAGCGGGGCCGCAGCAAGGAGACGCTCAAGGACCGCCTGGAGCTGGTGCTGGCGTATGACCGGGCGCAGATTCCGCCCGGGAAGGTGGACGCGCTGCGCAACGATCTGCTGGAGGTCGTGAAGCGGTACTTCCCGGCGGGGAACAGCAGCGTGGAGATCGAGCAGCGCGGCGACATGGTGGTGCTGATGGCGAACATCCCGCTGGATGAGCCGCCGGCGGGTGGCCGGGCGCGCTGA